A region from the Musa acuminata AAA Group cultivar baxijiao chromosome BXJ1-10, Cavendish_Baxijiao_AAA, whole genome shotgun sequence genome encodes:
- the LOC135595363 gene encoding putative disease resistance RPP13-like protein 1, with protein sequence MAMVLDSFVSRYIEQVTGFVEGEICKVLGVKKEIKTLQEKLDMIKCYLESAERKSRGDPGIEAWVRKLKAIMYDADDIIDLCMMEGGKLLEARGSASASGVSSVFSFVSSCFRCTKYRHEISGEIEAINGRLKQIAEDTSILSNLQSSGSHQPQPERPTVLETTPLEVEEDIVGGQIDVDADTLINAMLEDTKQKCRIFGIVGMGGIGKSTLARKIFNDERMRVNFPIQKWLYISKNYSETKLLGELIRCASNKSEGGEAKQESFEGQSKSELETKLASLLTKNLFLVLDDVWSTNLWNDFLRKPLSKAVGCTILVTTRKETVLKGMKPSYTHPVEKMDVNSGWMLLRNLVFGAEEEDDERRLKEVGMKIVRKCDGLPLAIKAIAGVLVCNDRSIGKWEEVLGSDAWNMNQIDEEVPGALNLSYVDLPSHLKQCFLYCSLHPQKSDMYYKEIIRFWVAEGLIAQQGNRLLEDIAEEYYHELIWRNLLQVDAGTLGQKNFSMHDHLRSLGACLMKEEGKLIRHGQKLDVRANAKIRRLSVSKMGSKLVLPDQIMQEKCLRTLIVIDSPRTKIIEDNVLRMLPHLRVLDLSYTSIKRLPDCIGDLLQLRYIDLDETNIYEIPESIGRLANLQTLNLYNCAYLHRLPNAITRLHSLRCLDIENVPVTHVPKGIGKLMDLNHLEGFVIGHNDPTNELHEEGCDLEELQALSKLRCLRIYGLERAVTGVSVLADKTLLKELTLSWMPPEEDGDDEEEDGDGGDDSNSENDGGEDENNNDDGDDDDDDDDDDDDGDEDDDNDDDDDDDDDDDEEEEEEEEEEGNEEDNKDEDEGQGVTWTEEQFQAVEKVCDELCPPSSLQDLIFQQFPGRQLPCWLMSTSLDKSFPNLAYLNFWYLKSCTELPPLGMLPLLKHLEITGGEAIKTIGPEFLGRKFPGASAFPKLEHLEFDDMPNWEEWSVWGMEENGQGPHLKLFPNLKICKIIECPKLRALPEGLSHATKLKELYLDSTQDLREITNLRLNYKLEVKDNTMLNRISNLSMKYLKVEDCPNLEYVENLDRLQQLVLICPRQMKQLPQWLSTLIQQRQSIPSAQWSFRKLELQCNIVLLKSCLEGNENWHIIQQIPDVIIQTYSRKSYIRYSKHPHMYDAKV encoded by the coding sequence ATGGCAATGGTCCTAGATTCATTTGTTTCAAGATACATTGAACAAGTGACGGGATTTGTTGAGGGAGAGATATGCAAAGTGCTGGGcgtgaagaaggagatcaagacgCTGCAGGAGAAGCTGGATATGATCAAATGTTACCTCGAAAGTGCAGAGCGGAAAAGCCGTGGGGATCCCGGCATCGAGGCCTGGGTGAGGAAGCTGAAAGCCATCATGTACGATGCCGACGACATCATCGATCTGTGCATGATGGAAGGTGGCAAACTGTTGGAGGCTCGGGGATCGGCTTCGGCTTCGGGGGTAAGCTCCGTTTTCAGCTTTGTTTCTTCTTGCTTTCGGTGTACCAAATACCGCCATGAGATTTCGGGTGAAATCGAAGCcattaatggtagactgaaacaAATAGCTGAGGATACCTCCATCCTTAGTAATCTACAGTCTTCTGGTAGTCACCAACCCCAACCCGAAAGACCAACTGTACTTGAGACGACTCCCTTGGAAGTCGAGGAGGACATCGTAGGGGGACAAATCGATGTAGATGCCGATACTCTAATCAATGCCATGCTAGAGGACACCAAACAAAAATGTCGTATTTTTGGGATTGTTGGAATGGGCGGAATCGGGAAGTCCACTCTGGCACGTAAAATATTCAATGATGAAAGGATGAGAGTCAATTTTCCCATTCAGAAATGGTTGTATATCTCTAAGAATTATTCGGAGACGAAGTTACTCGGAGAGTTAATTCGGTGCGCATCTAACAAATCTGAAGGAGGTGAAGCCAAACAAGAATCTTTCGAGGGACAAAGCAAATCAGAATTGGAAACCAAACTTGCCTCTCTCCTCACCAAAAATTTATTTCTCGTGTTGGATGATGTCTGGAGTACAAATTTATGGAACGATTTCCTCAGGAAACCACTAAGTAAAGCAGTAGGTTGCACGATCTTAGTCACCACGAGGAAAGAAACTGTGTTAAAAGGTATGAAACCCAGCTATACCCACCCGGTGGAGAAAATGGATGTTAATAGTGGCTGGATGTTGCTTCGAAATTTGGTATTTGGAGCTGAGGAGGAGGATGACGAGCGTAGGTTGAAAGAAGTAGGCATGAAAATTGTCAGAAAATGTGATGGTCTTCCCCTTGCCATCAAAGCTATCGCAGGTGTTCTTGTTTGTAATGATAGGAGCATAGGGAAGTGGGAAGAAGTCCTGGGAAGTGATGCTTGGAATATGAACCAGATCGACGAAGAAGTACCGGGGGCTTTGAATTTGAGCTATGTGGATTTACCATCTCATCTGAAACAATGTTTTCTGTACTGTTCTTTGCACCCCCAGAAAAGTGATATGTATTACAAGGAAATCATTCGGTTTTGGGTAGCTGAAGGCCTGATCGCACAACAAGGAAATAGGCTGTTGGAAGATATAGCCGAGGAATATTACCATGAATTAATTTGGAGGAATCTTCTACAAGTGGATGCAGGTACGTTAGGCCAGAAAAACTTCTCTATGCATGACCATTTACGATCTCTCGGTGCATGTTTGATGAAGGAAGAAGGAAAATTAATTAGACATGGTCAAAAATTAGATGTTAGAGCCAATGCAAAGATCCGTCGGTTGTCAGTGTCTAAAATGGGGAGTAAATTGGTACTGCCAGATCAAATTATGCAAGAGAAATGTCTGAGAACCTTAATTGTTATTGATTCCCCTCGAACCAAGATAATCGAGGATAATGTACTCAGAATGTTACCACATCTTCGAGTGCTGGATCTGTCTTATACATCGATCAAGAGACTTCCAGATTGTATCGGAGATCTGTTGCAGTTGAGGTATATAGATTTGGATGAGACAAATATTTATGAGATACCAGAATCTATAGGACGCCTTGCAAACCTCCAAACTCTGAACCTCTATAATTGCGCATATTTGCACAGACTTCCTAACGCGATCACCAGACTGCACAGTCTACGATGTCTTGATATTGAAAATGTTCCTGTGACTCATGTACCCAAGGGAATCGGAAAACTGATGGATCTTAATCATCTCGAAGGATTTGTGATCGGCCACAATGATCCAACGAACGAGTTGCATGAGGAGGGATGTGACCTAGAGgagctacaagctctttccaagctcAGATGTCTGAGAATATATGGGCTAGAGAGGGCAGTAACAGGGGTCTCGGTACTTGCGGATAAAACTCTTCTCAAGGAGCTGACTTTAAGTTGGATGCCTCCAGAAGAAGATGgtgatgatgaggaagaagatGGTGACGGTGGAGATGACAGCAACTCTGAGAATGATGGAGGTGAGGACGAGAACAACAATGACGatggcgatgatgatgatgatgatgacgacgacgacgacgatggtgATGAGGATGATGacaatgatgacgatgatgatgatgatgatgatgatgatgaggaggaggaggaggaggaggaggaggaaggaaatgAGGAGGATAACAAAGATGAGGATGAGGGCCAAGGAGTGACATGGACTGAGGAGCAGTTCCAGGCAGTTGAGAAGGTATGCGATGAACTCTGTCCCCCATCCAGCCTGCAAGATCTTATCTTTCAACAATTCCCCGGTCGGCAACTCCCATGTTGGTTGATGTCAACCTCACTAGACAAATCCTTCCCTAATCTGGCATATTTGAATTTTTGGTACCTCAAATCATGCACGGAACTGCCTCCTCTAGGCATGTTGCCCCTGCTAAAACATCTTGAAATCACCGGCGGTGAAGCCATCAAaaccattgggcctgagtttctGGGCCGCAAGTTCCCTGGAGCTTCCGCATTTCCAAAACTTGAACATCTGGAGTTTGACGACATGCCCAACTGGGAAGAATGGTCAGTATGGGGGATGGAAGAAAATGGTCAGGGACCGCACCTCAAGCTCTTTCCTAATCTGAAGATATGCAAGATCATAGAGTGTCCGAAACTGAGAGCTCTTCCAGAAGGCCTATCCCATGCTACCAAGTTGAAGGAATTGTATCTTGATAGTACTCAAGACTTGAGAGAAATCACAAATCTCCGCTTGAATTACAAGCTCGAGGTCAAAGATAACACGATGCTGAATAGAATATCCAACCTTTCCATGAAGTATCTGAAGGTGGAAGATTGTCCGAATCTGGAGTACGTGGAGAATCTCGACAGGTTGCAACAGCTGGTCCTGATATGTCCACGACAAATGAAGCAACTTCCGCAGTGGCTGTCAACCCTAATTCAGCAGCGCCAAAGCATTCCTTCCGCTCAGTGGAGCTTCAGAAAACTGGAACTGCAATGCAACATCGTGCTGCTGAAGAGCTGTCTCGAGGGCAACGAGAATTGGCATATCATTCAACAGATTCCAGATGTCATAATTCAAACCTATTCCAGGAAAAGTTATATTCGATACAGCAAGCATCCACACATGTACGATGCAAAAGTATGA